Below is a genomic region from Pseudomonas berkeleyensis.
GGGAGGCGACGTCGAGTTTCTCGATGCGCCCCTTGATGATTTCACTAATTTCGGAAGGATTGAGTTGCTGCATAGCTCTGCTGCCCCTTCAAACTCAAGATTTCAATGCTTCGGCCAGCTTCGCGAGTTTGCCGCGAACTGAGCCATCGATAACCAGGTCGCCGGCGCGAATCAGTACACCACCAATCAAGGTGGCATCTTCCGCGGCGTGCAGACGCACTTCTCGGCCGAGCCGTGCACTGAGAACCTTGGCGAGTTTGTCTTGCTGTTCGTCGCTCAATGCGAAGGCGCTTGTTACATCCACGTCGATCGACTTCTCCTGCTCGGCCTTGTACAGCTCGAACAGGGCGAAGATGTCCGGCAACAGGGCCAGACGGTCGTTCTCGGCGACGACATGGATGAAGTTCTGCACCTTGGCATCGAACTTGTCACCACACACCTCAATGAAGGCGGTGGCCTTTTCTGTACTCGTCAGACGCGGGGCCTTGAGCACGCGCTGCATGGTGTCGTCGAGCGACACCGCCGCAGCCAGGCCGAGCATGGCTGACCAATTGGCCAGCTGCTGGTGAGCCTGTGCGTGCTCGAAAGCAGCCTTAGCGTAAGGTCGGGCCAGCGTGGTCAGTTCTGCCATGATCGCGCCCTCGCTTAAATTTCGGCTGCCAGTTTGTTAACCAGCTCCGCATGCGCGTTTTGGTCGATGGATGCGCCCAGGATCTTCTCGGCGCCGCTGACTGCCAGGCTGCCCACTTGGGCGCGCAGGGCGTCTTTGATGCCGTTGATTTCCTGTTCGATCTCGGCCTGAGCCTGAGCCTTCACACGATCCGCTTCGCCACGAGCCTGATCACGGGCTTCGTCGACGATCTGAGTCGCGCGTTTTTTGGCTTGCTCAATGATTTCGGCGGCCTGACCTTTGGCTTCGCGAAGTTGCTGGGCCACTTTTTCGTGGGCCAGCTCCAGATCACGAGCCGCGCGGTTGGCAGCGTCCAAGCCGTCTGCGATCTTCTTCTGACGTTCCTGCAAAGCCGTAATGACCGGAGGCCATACGAACTTCATGCAGAACAGCACGAAGATGAAGAAGGCAACGGACTGGCCAATCAGGGTTGCATTAATGTTCACGCCAACACCTCGCTCGTTCGTTGTCCGTCACACCAATTCACTCGAAAGCGAGTGAATTAGCCTGCGATTTGACCAACGAAGGGGTTCGCGAAGGTGAAGAACAGTGCGATACCAACACCGATCATGGTCACGGCGTCCAGCAGACCGGCGACGATGAACATTTTAACTTGCAGCATCGGAACCATTTCCGGCTGACGCGCAGCGCCTTCCAGGAACTTACCACCCAGCAGACCGAAACCGATGGCGGTACCCAGGGCACCCAGGCCGATCAGCAGTGCAACGGCGATAGCGGTCAAACCAACTACAGTTTCCATTTTTCCTCCCGACTTACAGTCGTATTGGTTAAGGTTTTTGATGAAGCGGTAAAGCGAAATCGTTTTTTACTGCGTCCCCGTTACAGGGATTGTCCCGGCGGCGTCACGGGTGACACCGCGGAACGTCATGCACCTTAGTGGTTATCTTCATGCGCCATCGACAGATAGACGATGGTCAGCATCATGAAGATGAACGCCTGCAGCACGATGATCAGGATGTGGAAGATGGCCCAGGCCAGCTGCAGCACACCGCCCAGACCGCCCAGCAGCAGGCCGCCGCTGTACATGATGGCGATCAGGATGAAGATCAGTTCACCGGCATACAGGTTGCCGAACAGTCGCAGGGCCAGGGATACCGGCTTGGCGATCAGGGTGACGAATTCGAGCAGGAAGTTCACCGGGATCAGCAGGATC
It encodes:
- a CDS encoding F0F1 ATP synthase subunit delta; protein product: MAELTTLARPYAKAAFEHAQAHQQLANWSAMLGLAAAVSLDDTMQRVLKAPRLTSTEKATAFIEVCGDKFDAKVQNFIHVVAENDRLALLPDIFALFELYKAEQEKSIDVDVTSAFALSDEQQDKLAKVLSARLGREVRLHAAEDATLIGGVLIRAGDLVIDGSVRGKLAKLAEALKS
- a CDS encoding F0F1 ATP synthase subunit B, with product MNINATLIGQSVAFFIFVLFCMKFVWPPVITALQERQKKIADGLDAANRAARDLELAHEKVAQQLREAKGQAAEIIEQAKKRATQIVDEARDQARGEADRVKAQAQAEIEQEINGIKDALRAQVGSLAVSGAEKILGASIDQNAHAELVNKLAAEI
- the atpE gene encoding F0F1 ATP synthase subunit C; amino-acid sequence: METVVGLTAIAVALLIGLGALGTAIGFGLLGGKFLEGAARQPEMVPMLQVKMFIVAGLLDAVTMIGVGIALFFTFANPFVGQIAG